The proteins below are encoded in one region of Ornithinimicrobium avium:
- a CDS encoding type IV toxin-antitoxin system AbiEi family antitoxin domain-containing protein → MKDVITRSQALAAGITHSAQRHRLRTGRWQVVFRGVYLTRSGSPSWRQRLEAATLARGAGTVASLDCALNLWGLTDREPPVLTLAEPATTRRSAHLPGVRVRRRARLSVARRYGIPVTSAAQTILDVLALPGRRLDDDIALITRAVSRRRVSVEALRAELRHHPRHPRRAALEEILAAAAEGLGSVAEVRYVERVERPHGLPTMARQVPMDGPEATADGRTRRMDFKDEARGVVVEIDGELYHRYRQAQDRGRDRETVGRGEVTLRAGWAEVAETPCELAVDVALALRARGWTGRPTPCGPTCAVGRDVRLRRPPGRLPQG, encoded by the coding sequence GTCCCAGGCGCTGGCCGCGGGCATCACGCACTCGGCGCAGAGGCACCGCCTGCGCACCGGCCGGTGGCAGGTCGTCTTCCGGGGCGTCTACCTGACCCGCAGCGGGAGCCCGAGCTGGCGCCAACGGCTCGAGGCGGCGACGCTGGCCCGCGGGGCGGGGACGGTCGCGAGCCTGGACTGCGCCCTCAACCTGTGGGGACTCACCGACCGCGAGCCACCCGTGCTGACGCTGGCCGAGCCCGCCACGACACGGCGGAGCGCTCACCTCCCGGGCGTGCGGGTGCGCCGGCGGGCCCGGCTGTCGGTGGCGCGGCGCTACGGCATACCCGTCACCTCGGCCGCGCAGACGATCCTGGACGTGCTGGCCCTGCCGGGGCGCAGGCTGGACGACGACATCGCGCTCATCACGCGCGCGGTCAGCCGGAGGAGGGTGAGCGTCGAGGCGCTGCGCGCCGAGCTGCGCCACCATCCGCGCCACCCACGTCGGGCGGCGCTCGAGGAGATCCTGGCGGCGGCGGCGGAAGGCCTGGGGAGCGTGGCGGAGGTGAGATACGTCGAGCGCGTCGAGCGGCCGCACGGGCTGCCGACCATGGCACGTCAGGTGCCGATGGACGGGCCGGAGGCCACCGCGGACGGCCGGACGCGGCGGATGGACTTCAAGGACGAGGCTCGGGGAGTCGTGGTGGAGATCGACGGCGAGCTCTACCACCGCTACCGGCAGGCCCAGGACCGCGGCCGTGACCGGGAGACCGTCGGCCGGGGCGAGGTGACGCTGAGGGCAGGATGGGCCGAGGTCGCGGAGACCCCGTGCGAGCTGGCGGTCGACGTCGCCCTGGCTCTGCGGGCGCGAGGGTGGACCGGTCGACCGACACCGTGCGGGCCGACGTGCGCCGTGGGCCGGGACGTGAGGTTGCGGCGACCGCCGGGCCGGCTGCCGCAAGGGTGA
- a CDS encoding ATP-grasp domain-containing protein, which yields MSSDVRNHLIGLLLGAEEDWPRAFEAILRMVGPVQDGGQTHALNSERVRISPFDLTDPVRHGLVIDRLAYWYYHPREWLKKASLMDDTYLLNSPFTFQAMEKHSAYVAMLRLGMKIPKTVLVPYKNPVDNVRWAYTSARYNDPFDLEKIAEDVGYPLYMKPFDGGGWRGVSRVDDVEALHRAYDESGNMLMHLQATVDYDHFARALSIGPETMVMDFRPGEPMHSRYAVTHNFLSPQAGWETQTVSKVVNAFFGWEFNSCEMLVKGEDVFPIDYANACPDVALTSLHYYFPWAITALVRWSTYCLVTGRKSFIGVRTPRAYFDIADDPDRSYAEKMQAYRQLADDEFETERYWEWCQKHLAHLPERVLEWVGSDDFDKLLIDTVQATYPQHEHDQFVAHFRGLTGLWVRDQEHLKQSAG from the coding sequence ATGAGCAGCGATGTGCGGAACCACCTGATCGGGCTCCTGCTGGGAGCGGAGGAGGACTGGCCACGGGCCTTCGAGGCGATCCTGAGGATGGTCGGGCCGGTGCAGGACGGTGGGCAGACCCACGCGCTCAACAGCGAACGGGTGCGGATCTCCCCGTTCGACCTCACCGACCCGGTCCGCCACGGGCTGGTCATCGACCGCCTCGCCTACTGGTACTACCACCCGCGCGAGTGGCTCAAGAAGGCGTCGCTGATGGACGACACCTACCTGCTCAACAGCCCCTTCACCTTCCAGGCGATGGAGAAGCACAGCGCCTACGTCGCGATGCTGCGGCTGGGGATGAAGATCCCCAAGACGGTCCTGGTGCCCTACAAGAACCCGGTCGACAACGTCCGCTGGGCCTACACCTCGGCGCGCTACAACGACCCGTTCGACCTGGAGAAGATCGCCGAGGACGTCGGCTACCCGCTCTACATGAAGCCGTTCGACGGCGGCGGCTGGCGCGGCGTGTCCCGGGTCGACGACGTCGAGGCGCTGCACCGTGCCTACGACGAGTCGGGCAACATGCTGATGCACCTGCAGGCGACGGTCGACTACGACCACTTCGCCCGCGCGCTGTCGATCGGCCCGGAGACGATGGTCATGGACTTCCGTCCCGGCGAGCCGATGCACTCCAGGTATGCCGTGACGCACAACTTCCTCTCCCCGCAGGCCGGGTGGGAGACCCAGACGGTGAGCAAGGTGGTCAACGCGTTCTTCGGCTGGGAGTTCAACAGCTGCGAGATGCTGGTCAAGGGCGAGGACGTCTTCCCGATCGACTACGCCAACGCCTGCCCCGACGTGGCGCTGACCTCGCTGCACTACTACTTCCCGTGGGCGATCACCGCGCTGGTGCGCTGGTCGACCTACTGCCTGGTGACCGGGCGCAAGTCGTTCATCGGGGTGCGCACGCCGCGCGCCTACTTCGACATCGCCGACGACCCGGACCGCTCCTACGCCGAGAAGATGCAGGCCTACCGCCAGCTGGCGGACGACGAGTTCGAGACCGAGCGCTACTGGGAGTGGTGCCAGAAGCACCTGGCGCACCTGCCCGAGCGGGTGCTGGAATGGGTCGGCTCCGACGACTTCGACAAGCTGCTCATCGACACCGTGCAGGCGACCTACCCCCAGCACGAGCACGACCAGTTCGTCGCGCACTTCCGCGGGCTGACGGGGCTGTGGGTCAGGGACCAGGAGCACCTGAAGCAGTCGGCCGGCTGA
- a CDS encoding S26 family signal peptidase, which translates to MVLVLLAWAVTLRPTQLGGPATYVVVSGDSMEPTLSDGDLVVLRHQDGYGVGDVVSYPVPAGGPGAGSLVIHRVVAGDGDGLTTQGDNRDRPDDWRPTAADLRGTLWWHVPGGGLLLLRLLQPPVIAALAGGLSTTWILMRRPAAGQPSAWPAGNRVPSGSAGEHPARAVVAGERTGGRPPPARR; encoded by the coding sequence GTGGTGCTCGTCCTGCTGGCCTGGGCCGTCACGCTGCGTCCGACCCAGCTGGGCGGACCGGCGACCTACGTCGTCGTGTCGGGCGACAGCATGGAGCCGACGCTCTCCGACGGCGACCTCGTCGTGCTCAGGCACCAGGACGGGTATGGGGTGGGAGACGTGGTCTCCTACCCCGTCCCGGCGGGCGGGCCGGGTGCCGGGTCGCTCGTCATCCACCGAGTGGTCGCCGGCGACGGCGACGGCCTCACCACCCAGGGCGACAACCGGGACCGCCCCGACGACTGGCGGCCGACCGCCGCCGACCTGCGCGGGACGCTGTGGTGGCACGTGCCCGGCGGCGGCCTGCTGCTCCTCCGGCTGCTTCAGCCGCCGGTGATCGCCGCGCTCGCGGGCGGGCTCTCCACGACGTGGATCCTGATGCGTCGACCAGCGGCCGGGCAGCCCTCGGCCTGGCCAGCGGGGAACAGGGTCCCGTCCGGCAGCGCCGGGGAACACCCCGCCCGGGCGGTCGTCGCGGGTGAGCGCACGGGCGGGCGCCCGCCGCCCGCGCGGCGCTAG
- the wecB gene encoding non-hydrolyzing UDP-N-acetylglucosamine 2-epimerase — protein MTGAQPLVVHVTGARPNFPKAAPVIAALERHPLRQLLVHTGQHYGDRMSEVFFRELGLPAPDVNLGVGSGTHATQTAAIMVGLEELFVAERPDLVMVYGDVNSTAAAALVAAKMGVALAHVEAGLRSFDWTMPEEINRVVTDRLADLLLVTSADAVAHLGNEGVHPDRIHLVGNPMIDTLMRHLGALDATAAAAQVGVDPSEPYLVATLHRPGNVDDPADVAELVQAVHATADQVRVVVPLHPRGRERLARAGFMDHDRVLVVPPLGYVEFLGLVTGSAAVVTDSGGVQEETTVLGVPCLTLRPNTERPVTITHGTNQLVTRPDLPAAVARVLAEGRRADPDRVPPLWDGHAGPRIAAVVARHLGL, from the coding sequence GTGACCGGCGCCCAGCCCCTCGTCGTGCACGTCACCGGGGCGCGGCCCAACTTCCCCAAGGCCGCACCGGTCATCGCCGCGCTGGAGCGGCACCCTCTCCGCCAGCTGCTGGTGCACACGGGGCAGCACTACGGCGACCGGATGAGCGAGGTCTTCTTCCGCGAGCTCGGGCTCCCCGCCCCGGACGTCAACCTCGGGGTCGGCTCCGGCACGCACGCCACGCAGACGGCGGCCATCATGGTCGGCTTGGAGGAGCTCTTCGTCGCGGAGCGGCCGGACCTCGTCATGGTCTACGGCGACGTCAACTCCACGGCCGCCGCCGCCCTGGTCGCGGCCAAGATGGGCGTCGCGCTGGCGCACGTGGAGGCGGGCCTGCGCTCGTTCGACTGGACCATGCCCGAGGAGATCAACCGGGTCGTCACCGACCGCCTCGCGGACCTGCTCCTGGTCACCAGCGCCGACGCGGTCGCCCACCTGGGCAACGAGGGTGTGCACCCCGACCGGATCCACCTCGTCGGCAACCCGATGATCGACACGCTGATGCGGCACCTCGGGGCCCTCGACGCCACCGCCGCCGCGGCGCAGGTCGGCGTGGACCCCTCCGAGCCCTACCTCGTCGCCACCCTCCACCGCCCCGGCAACGTCGACGACCCCGCCGACGTGGCCGAGCTGGTGCAGGCCGTGCACGCGACCGCGGACCAGGTCCGCGTGGTCGTCCCCCTGCACCCGCGCGGCCGGGAGCGGCTGGCCCGGGCCGGCTTCATGGACCACGACCGGGTGCTGGTCGTCCCGCCGCTGGGGTATGTGGAGTTCCTCGGCCTGGTCACCGGCTCGGCTGCCGTGGTCACCGACTCGGGCGGCGTCCAGGAGGAGACCACGGTGCTGGGGGTCCCGTGCCTGACGCTGCGGCCCAACACCGAGCGTCCCGTCACCATCACGCACGGCACCAACCAGCTCGTCACGCGCCCGGACCTGCCCGCGGCCGTCGCCCGGGTGCTCGCCGAGGGCCGCCGGGCGGACCCCGACCGCGTCCCGCCGCTGTGGGACGGGCACGCCGGCCCGCGCATCGCCGCCGTCGTCGCGCGCCACCTCGGGCTCTGA
- the lhgO gene encoding L-2-hydroxyglutarate oxidase, with the protein MSSVHDVVVVGGGIVGLATAMTLLRRRPGSDVLVLEKEDRPGRHQTGHNSGVIHAGVYYRPGSLKARLCVAGARATREFCDAHDLAYRDTGKLIVATDEAELSRLGALQERASANGLVLERLDADELRGREPEVAGLGALFSPSTGIVDYGEVALVMARQVERLGGEVRLGAEVTGLGESAGRVTVRLARDGEELDAVHAARVVVCAGLQADRLARMAGVDPGVRIVPFRGDYYRLPDHRRGVVGTLVYPVPDPALPFLGVHLTLTMDGGVTAGPNAVQAWAREGYRRWAVDPRDAVDVLRFPGWWRFVRRHLRSGVAEEWDSLRRSAYLARVRRYCPALTVQDLAGYETGVRAQALRADGTMVEDFLAVTTERTVHVLNAPSPAATSALPLGEMIADRVAHLADR; encoded by the coding sequence ATGAGCAGCGTGCACGACGTGGTCGTCGTCGGTGGCGGCATCGTCGGCCTGGCGACCGCGATGACGCTGCTCCGACGCCGGCCGGGCTCGGACGTCCTGGTCCTCGAGAAGGAGGACCGGCCGGGACGGCACCAGACCGGTCACAACAGCGGGGTCATCCACGCCGGTGTCTACTACCGGCCGGGCTCCCTCAAGGCCCGGCTCTGCGTGGCCGGGGCCCGCGCGACCCGGGAGTTCTGCGACGCCCACGACCTGGCCTACCGCGACACCGGCAAGCTGATCGTCGCCACCGACGAGGCCGAGCTGTCCCGCCTGGGGGCGCTCCAGGAGCGCGCGAGCGCCAACGGCCTGGTCCTGGAGCGGCTGGACGCCGACGAGCTGCGCGGGAGGGAGCCGGAGGTCGCCGGGCTGGGCGCACTGTTCTCACCGAGCACCGGCATCGTGGACTACGGCGAGGTGGCCCTGGTGATGGCCCGGCAGGTCGAGCGCCTGGGCGGCGAGGTGCGGCTGGGGGCCGAGGTCACCGGCCTGGGGGAGTCGGCCGGCCGGGTGACGGTCCGTCTCGCCCGCGACGGCGAGGAGCTCGACGCCGTGCACGCCGCGAGGGTGGTGGTCTGCGCGGGCCTGCAGGCCGACCGGCTGGCGAGGATGGCCGGGGTCGACCCGGGCGTGCGGATCGTCCCGTTCCGCGGCGACTACTACCGCCTCCCCGATCACCGCCGGGGCGTGGTCGGGACGCTGGTCTACCCGGTGCCGGACCCTGCCCTGCCGTTCCTCGGGGTGCACCTGACGCTGACGATGGACGGCGGCGTCACGGCCGGCCCCAACGCCGTCCAGGCGTGGGCACGCGAGGGCTACCGGCGGTGGGCCGTCGACCCGCGGGACGCGGTGGACGTGCTGCGCTTCCCGGGCTGGTGGCGGTTCGTCCGGCGCCACCTGCGCAGCGGGGTCGCCGAGGAGTGGGACTCCCTGCGCCGGTCCGCCTACCTGGCGCGGGTGCGGAGATACTGCCCGGCCCTCACCGTCCAGGACCTCGCCGGCTACGAGACCGGCGTCCGCGCGCAGGCCCTCCGGGCCGACGGCACCATGGTCGAGGACTTCCTCGCGGTGACGACCGAGCGGACGGTGCACGTCCTCAACGCGCCCTCGCCGGCGGCCACCTCGGCCCTGCCGCTCGGCGAGATGATCGCCGACCGCGTCGCGCACCTCGCGGACCGCTGA
- a CDS encoding DUF4082 domain-containing protein, with amino-acid sequence MSDPDERRRQHGLSRRRFLWYAAAGAGSAAVVGQAAPVFASPGAQLAQGGFGESVAGENLLPGSPPSEWESWGDDEAIAGFTTRYSFLPGEEVAFKIRSDATAYRVRIYRLGWYQGHGARHLADVTPSATLPQHQPDPVTDEATGLVDCGTWAVSATWTIPAGALSGVYYALFDRQDGGRSSHTIFVVRRPGPSDILVQTSEMTMHAYNRFGGNSLYFGEPVGRAYKVSYNRPFNNSEAESNFFNAEIPLLRWLERNGYDVAYCGGIDVHRDASVLEGRKVLVSSGHDEYVTGPQREHVTAARDAGVHLIFMSGNEYFWRVRTEPSIDGTSTPDRTLVCYKETLADAKIDPLPEWTGTWRDPRFSPPSNGGRPENELTGTLFRAILPVSAPDLRIRVSSDYARHRTWRHTAVADLQQGELCELSPNTLGYEFDVDVDNGHRPPGLIRLSTTEAEVPQLLVDYGATYVSGTCTHHSTMYRAASGALVWGLGTVQWSYGLDDYHICDQGTPTDLTAQQATLNVLADMGVQPGTRQSDLVAASASTDTLAPSVTITAPAADAKVAIGSPVALSGTATDSGGGIVAGVEVSLDAGTTWHVATGLDSWSYVFTPLEVGPIEVLVRAVDDSCNVGDAAQVRLEGVPRGYPCSIWPEGTVPGTASVGETTPIEVGVRFRSSVDGFVTGLRFFKGAGNTGTHVGRLWSADGRELRSATFSEETDSGWQTVPVPPVAVAAGTTYVASVFMPAGRYAADAGYFSTDYELAPLTALANSQEGGNGLYRYGESGFPTSTFGASNYWVDVLFDIDNHAAPTVVDHSPASGLQSVAVATALTATFDEQVEAGTVTVAVVGADGSEPEGTVTYDAETRTASWTPSSALSPLTEHTATVSGARDLTGNPMAPFTWVFTTIGEPGTSPTSLWDTSATPSTVDKDPSAVELGMKFTATAAGSVTALRFYKAPGSSGTHVGHLWSATGDLLATAVYGDETGSGWQQARLDAPVELTPGTRYVVSYHAPHGTYGVTPGMLVTTEVTRGPLHAPSGSSAGGNGVFAFGDARFPSGSWGDANYWVDLVFELAPDVGPPSLLNVEPAPELVSVALAGPVVATFDEPVAPASVGFVLTGPQGQVPADVAYDADTATLTPRSPLLPGTGYTASITAEDRHGNAMAEPYTWSFRTVTADGASPVTLWDTGAVPAHKAENDASAVEVGVRFTSSRAGELTGLRFYKGPGNDGPHLGRLWSETGTLLATLTFTQESRSGWQQASFSAPVPIEPGTTYVASYHAPSGHYAATGGGLWTPRTSGPLTAPASVPQAGNGLFAYGPGGFPTHTWGGANYWVDVIFNDSAGPSVVDRSPASGASVLVGATVSATFDEPVVPESVRMTLRDGTGSVAPASVTYDVDSREAVLTPTGGLTPGTAYTASVEAATDLDGNPMREASTWSFTVLRADYSSLWDTSTVPATPTVDDAGAVNLGVRFQVLSAGTVHGIRFFKGGPDNSGPHTGTLWTATGTLLSSVEFAAETARGWQTAMLPAPVPVAVGTVYVVAYHAPDGHYSVDGSYFSAARTRGPLQALADGAQGGNGVYRYDAEVALPTSTYNAANYWVDLLFTADGEGDPG; translated from the coding sequence GTGAGCGATCCGGACGAGCGTCGACGACAGCATGGACTGAGCCGCCGGAGGTTCTTGTGGTACGCCGCCGCAGGAGCGGGCTCCGCGGCGGTGGTGGGCCAGGCCGCACCGGTCTTCGCCTCCCCCGGCGCGCAGCTCGCCCAGGGCGGCTTCGGCGAGAGCGTGGCGGGGGAGAACCTGCTGCCCGGCTCACCGCCCTCCGAGTGGGAGTCGTGGGGCGACGACGAGGCCATCGCCGGCTTCACCACCCGCTACAGCTTCCTCCCCGGGGAGGAGGTGGCCTTCAAGATCAGGAGCGACGCCACCGCATACCGCGTCCGGATCTACCGCCTGGGCTGGTACCAGGGCCACGGCGCCCGCCACCTGGCGGACGTGACGCCGAGCGCCACCCTCCCCCAGCACCAGCCGGACCCCGTCACCGACGAGGCGACCGGCCTCGTCGACTGCGGGACCTGGGCGGTCTCGGCCACCTGGACGATCCCGGCGGGCGCTCTCTCGGGCGTCTACTACGCGCTCTTCGACCGGCAGGACGGGGGTCGGTCCAGCCACACGATCTTCGTGGTCCGCCGCCCCGGGCCCTCCGACATCCTCGTGCAGACGTCGGAGATGACCATGCACGCCTACAACCGCTTCGGCGGCAACAGCCTCTACTTCGGCGAACCGGTCGGGCGTGCCTACAAGGTGAGCTACAACCGTCCGTTCAACAACAGCGAGGCGGAGAGCAACTTCTTCAACGCCGAGATCCCGCTGCTCCGCTGGCTGGAGCGCAACGGCTACGACGTCGCCTACTGCGGCGGCATCGACGTCCACCGCGACGCCTCGGTCCTCGAGGGCCGCAAGGTGCTCGTCTCCTCGGGCCACGACGAGTACGTCACCGGCCCCCAGCGCGAGCACGTCACCGCGGCGCGCGACGCCGGCGTGCACCTCATCTTCATGTCCGGCAACGAGTACTTCTGGCGGGTGCGCACCGAGCCGTCGATCGACGGCACGTCCACCCCCGACCGCACGCTGGTCTGCTACAAGGAGACGCTCGCCGACGCCAAGATCGACCCCCTGCCGGAGTGGACCGGCACCTGGCGCGACCCGCGCTTCAGCCCGCCCTCGAACGGCGGACGGCCGGAGAACGAGCTGACCGGGACCCTCTTCCGCGCCATCCTCCCCGTCTCCGCGCCGGACCTGCGGATCCGCGTCTCCTCCGACTACGCACGGCACCGCACCTGGCGGCACACGGCCGTGGCCGACCTGCAGCAGGGCGAGCTGTGCGAGCTGTCGCCCAACACCCTCGGCTACGAGTTCGACGTGGACGTGGACAACGGCCACCGGCCGCCGGGGCTGATCCGGCTCTCCACGACCGAGGCGGAGGTCCCGCAGCTCCTCGTGGACTACGGCGCCACCTACGTCAGCGGCACGTGCACGCACCACTCCACCATGTACCGCGCCGCGAGCGGCGCCCTCGTCTGGGGGCTCGGCACCGTGCAGTGGTCCTACGGCCTGGACGACTACCACATCTGCGACCAGGGGACGCCGACCGACCTCACCGCGCAGCAGGCCACGCTCAACGTCCTGGCGGACATGGGGGTCCAGCCCGGGACGCGCCAGTCCGACCTGGTCGCCGCCAGCGCCTCCACCGACACGCTCGCGCCGAGCGTGACGATCACCGCCCCGGCCGCCGACGCCAAGGTCGCCATCGGCTCCCCCGTCGCCCTCAGCGGCACCGCGACCGACTCGGGCGGCGGCATCGTCGCCGGCGTCGAGGTCTCGCTCGACGCGGGCACGACCTGGCACGTCGCCACCGGGCTGGACTCCTGGAGCTATGTCTTCACCCCGCTCGAGGTCGGCCCGATCGAGGTGCTCGTGCGCGCCGTCGACGACAGCTGCAACGTCGGGGACGCCGCGCAGGTCCGGCTCGAGGGCGTGCCCCGCGGCTACCCCTGCTCCATCTGGCCCGAGGGGACCGTCCCGGGGACCGCCTCGGTGGGCGAGACGACCCCCATCGAGGTGGGCGTGCGCTTCCGGTCGTCGGTCGACGGCTTCGTCACTGGCCTGCGCTTCTTCAAGGGTGCCGGCAACACCGGCACGCACGTCGGCCGGCTGTGGAGCGCCGACGGGCGCGAGCTGCGCAGCGCGACCTTCTCCGAGGAGACGGACTCCGGCTGGCAGACCGTGCCGGTCCCGCCGGTGGCGGTGGCCGCGGGCACGACCTACGTCGCCTCCGTCTTCATGCCCGCCGGTCGCTACGCCGCCGACGCGGGCTACTTCTCCACGGACTACGAGCTGGCGCCGCTGACGGCGCTCGCCAACAGCCAGGAGGGCGGCAACGGGCTCTACCGCTACGGGGAGTCCGGGTTCCCGACGTCGACCTTCGGCGCGAGCAACTACTGGGTCGACGTCCTCTTCGACATCGACAACCACGCGGCCCCCACGGTCGTGGACCACTCGCCCGCGTCCGGCCTGCAGTCCGTCGCGGTCGCCACCGCGCTCACGGCCACCTTCGACGAGCAGGTGGAGGCGGGCACGGTCACGGTCGCCGTGGTCGGTGCCGACGGCTCCGAGCCGGAGGGCACCGTCACCTACGACGCCGAGACCCGCACCGCGTCCTGGACCCCCTCGTCCGCGCTCAGCCCGCTGACGGAGCACACCGCGACCGTCTCCGGGGCCCGCGACCTGACGGGCAACCCCATGGCGCCCTTCACGTGGGTCTTCACCACCATCGGCGAGCCCGGCACGAGCCCCACCAGCCTGTGGGACACGTCGGCCACCCCGTCGACCGTCGACAAGGACCCCAGCGCCGTCGAGCTCGGCATGAAGTTCACCGCCACGGCCGCCGGGTCGGTCACCGCGCTGCGCTTCTACAAGGCGCCGGGCAGCAGCGGGACGCACGTCGGCCACCTGTGGTCGGCCACCGGCGACCTCCTCGCCACCGCCGTCTACGGCGACGAGACGGGATCGGGGTGGCAGCAGGCGCGCCTGGACGCGCCGGTCGAGCTCACACCAGGGACCCGGTATGTGGTCTCCTACCACGCCCCGCACGGTACCTACGGCGTCACCCCGGGCATGCTCGTCACGACCGAGGTCACCCGCGGCCCCCTCCACGCGCCCAGCGGCAGCTCCGCCGGCGGCAACGGCGTCTTCGCCTTCGGGGACGCCCGCTTCCCCAGCGGCTCCTGGGGCGACGCCAACTACTGGGTCGACCTCGTCTTCGAGCTGGCGCCGGACGTCGGGCCGCCCAGCCTCCTCAACGTGGAGCCCGCACCCGAGCTGGTATCGGTGGCCCTGGCCGGACCGGTCGTCGCCACCTTCGACGAGCCGGTCGCGCCCGCCTCGGTCGGGTTCGTCCTCACCGGCCCGCAGGGCCAGGTGCCGGCCGACGTCGCCTACGACGCCGACACCGCCACGCTGACCCCGCGGTCGCCGCTCCTGCCCGGCACCGGCTACACCGCCTCCATCACGGCCGAGGACCGCCACGGCAACGCCATGGCCGAGCCCTACACCTGGTCGTTCCGCACGGTGACCGCCGACGGTGCCTCGCCGGTGACGCTCTGGGACACCGGCGCCGTGCCCGCCCACAAGGCCGAGAACGACGCGTCGGCCGTCGAGGTCGGCGTGCGGTTCACCAGCTCGCGCGCCGGCGAGCTGACGGGCCTGCGGTTCTACAAGGGCCCCGGCAACGACGGTCCGCACCTCGGGCGGCTGTGGTCGGAGACCGGCACCCTGCTGGCGACCCTCACCTTCACCCAGGAGTCCCGGTCCGGGTGGCAGCAGGCCTCCTTCTCGGCGCCGGTGCCGATCGAGCCCGGCACGACCTACGTGGCGTCCTACCACGCACCCTCGGGCCACTACGCCGCCACGGGTGGAGGCCTGTGGACACCGCGGACCAGCGGCCCGCTCACCGCCCCGGCGTCCGTCCCGCAGGCGGGCAACGGCCTCTTCGCCTACGGCCCGGGCGGCTTCCCGACGCACACCTGGGGTGGCGCCAACTACTGGGTGGACGTCATCTTCAACGACTCGGCAGGACCGAGCGTCGTCGACCGGTCACCGGCCTCCGGCGCCAGCGTCCTGGTCGGCGCGACGGTGAGCGCCACCTTCGACGAGCCGGTGGTCCCGGAGAGCGTCCGGATGACCCTGCGGGACGGCACGGGCAGCGTCGCACCGGCGAGCGTCACCTACGACGTGGACAGCCGGGAGGCGGTCCTCACCCCGACCGGCGGTCTCACGCCGGGCACCGCCTACACCGCCAGCGTCGAGGCGGCCACCGACCTGGACGGCAACCCGATGCGTGAGGCCTCGACGTGGAGCTTCACCGTGCTGCGAGCGGACTACAGCTCGCTGTGGGACACCAGCACCGTCCCCGCCACCCCGACCGTCGACGACGCCGGGGCCGTCAACCTCGGCGTGCGGTTCCAGGTCCTGTCGGCCGGCACGGTCCACGGCATCCGGTTCTTCAAGGGCGGCCCCGACAACTCCGGACCGCACACCGGGACCCTCTGGACGGCGACCGGCACGCTGCTGTCGAGCGTGGAGTTCGCCGCTGAGACCGCACGCGGCTGGCAGACGGCGATGCTGCCGGCACCGGTGCCCGTGGCCGTCGGCACGGTCTACGTCGTGGCCTACCACGCACCGGACGGGCACTACTCCGTCGACGGGAGCTACTTCTCCGCCGCCCGCACCAGGGGTCCGCTCCAGGCCCTGGCCGACGGCGCTCAGGGCGGCAACGGCGTCTACCGCTACGACGCCGAGGTAGCCCTCCCCACCAGCACCTACAACGCGGCGAACTACTGGGTCGACCTGCTGTTCACCGCGGACGGCGAAGGAGACCCAGGATGA